A section of the Leptospira kobayashii genome encodes:
- the gcvP gene encoding aminomethyl-transferring glycine dehydrogenase, producing the protein MKTYTQSNLNSVDGYEETLAPSDTFLRRHVGSNQDKVNEMLDVIGYKTLDALIDDAVPKNIRLKKTLELPKPLGEYALQTELKKIVSKNKIFRSYIGLGYHSCITPPVIQRNILENPGWYTAYTPYQAEIAQGRMEALINFQTMITDLTGMEIANASLLDEGTAAAEAMNMLFSLKEDSQGKSFFVSQSVHPQTLDVIRTRAIPLGINIVVGSFKKMVPSTDFFGAIVQYPSTDGTVFDFSEFIAKLHEVGAKSVVAADLLALTILKSPGEMNADVVVGSSQRFGLPLGFGGPHAGYFATKEEFKRSMPGRLIGVSKDAQGKPGYRLSLQTREQHIRRDKATSNICTAQVLLAVLSSMYAVYHGPKGLKQIASRVHRMTTLLATGLEKLGYKVVSKPYFDTIRVELSKITSAEIIRYAEDKEINLRSISQHVISVSLDETTTISDIQDLLEVFNENKVTHFSAEELAQKEEWAIPEILERKSSYLTHPVFNSFHTETEMLRYIRRLEGKDLSLTTSMIALGSCTMKLNASTEMYPVTWPELSNIHPFVPENQTEGYRKLFGQLEKWLCEITGFAEVSLQPNAGSQGEYAGLMAIRNYHQSRNDNHRNICLIPISAHGTNPASAVMAGFQVVAVNCDDNGNIDVADLKKKAIEHKDDLGALMVTYPSTHGVFEESIVEICNSIHENGGQVYMDGANMNAQVGLTRPADIGADVCHLNLHKTFCIPHGGGGPGVGPIGVAEHLASFLPGHSLIENGSNNSQWAVSSAPWGSASIVVISWAYIAMLGFEGLQYATKLAILNANYIAKRLGSSFPVLYKGNKDLVAHECILDMRGFKKTSGVEVEDIAKRLIDFGFHSPTMSFPVPGTLMVEPTESESKEELDRFIDSMLSIFSEIKDIESGVLDKTDNPLKNSPHTAEVVISDSWNHKYSRERAAYPLPWLRTRKFWPSVGRVDNVYGDRNLICSCIPMEQYS; encoded by the coding sequence TTGAAGACATACACCCAATCCAATCTAAACTCCGTCGACGGCTACGAAGAAACTCTCGCGCCGAGCGATACATTCTTACGCAGACATGTCGGTTCAAACCAAGACAAAGTGAATGAAATGCTCGATGTGATCGGCTATAAAACTTTGGATGCTTTGATTGATGATGCTGTTCCGAAAAACATCAGATTGAAAAAAACTTTGGAACTACCGAAGCCATTGGGTGAATATGCACTTCAAACGGAATTGAAAAAGATTGTTTCCAAAAACAAAATCTTTCGTTCTTATATCGGACTCGGTTATCATTCTTGCATCACTCCTCCCGTGATCCAAAGAAATATCCTGGAAAATCCGGGTTGGTATACTGCTTACACTCCTTATCAAGCGGAGATCGCACAAGGTAGAATGGAAGCTCTCATCAACTTCCAAACGATGATCACTGATCTTACCGGAATGGAAATCGCAAATGCTTCTCTTTTGGATGAAGGAACTGCCGCAGCAGAAGCGATGAATATGTTATTTTCTTTGAAAGAAGACAGCCAAGGAAAATCTTTCTTTGTTTCTCAGTCCGTTCATCCTCAAACCTTAGATGTAATTCGAACACGTGCCATTCCTCTCGGGATCAATATTGTTGTCGGTTCTTTTAAAAAGATGGTCCCTTCTACCGATTTTTTCGGAGCCATTGTTCAATATCCTTCTACAGACGGAACCGTATTTGATTTTTCAGAATTCATTGCCAAATTACACGAAGTAGGTGCCAAGTCGGTTGTTGCTGCGGACTTACTTGCACTTACCATATTAAAATCACCCGGTGAGATGAATGCCGATGTGGTAGTGGGAAGTTCCCAAAGATTCGGATTGCCTCTCGGATTCGGCGGACCACATGCAGGATACTTCGCTACCAAAGAAGAATTCAAAAGAAGTATGCCCGGCCGACTTATAGGTGTATCTAAAGATGCACAAGGAAAACCGGGTTATCGTTTGTCTTTACAAACCCGCGAACAACATATCCGACGCGACAAAGCTACTTCCAATATTTGCACGGCGCAAGTATTACTTGCGGTTTTATCTTCCATGTATGCGGTTTATCATGGACCGAAAGGTTTGAAACAAATTGCATCCAGAGTACATAGAATGACGACTCTACTTGCAACTGGTTTGGAAAAACTAGGTTACAAAGTGGTATCAAAACCGTATTTCGATACCATTCGAGTGGAACTTTCCAAAATCACTTCGGCAGAAATCATCCGTTATGCGGAAGACAAAGAGATCAATCTTCGTTCCATTTCCCAACACGTAATCAGCGTATCGTTGGATGAGACTACAACGATTTCCGATATCCAGGATCTTTTGGAAGTATTCAATGAAAACAAAGTGACTCATTTTTCCGCAGAAGAACTGGCGCAAAAAGAAGAATGGGCAATCCCTGAAATTTTGGAAAGAAAGTCTTCTTACCTCACACACCCCGTATTCAACAGCTTTCATACCGAAACTGAAATGCTTCGTTATATCCGAAGACTGGAAGGAAAAGATTTATCGCTCACTACTTCCATGATTGCACTCGGTTCCTGCACAATGAAACTCAATGCATCTACGGAGATGTATCCTGTCACTTGGCCCGAGTTGTCCAATATACATCCTTTCGTTCCAGAAAACCAAACGGAAGGTTACAGAAAACTATTCGGCCAATTGGAAAAATGGCTCTGTGAAATCACCGGTTTTGCGGAAGTATCCCTGCAACCTAACGCTGGTTCGCAAGGTGAATACGCCGGTCTTATGGCAATCCGCAACTATCATCAAAGTAGAAACGACAATCATAGAAACATATGTTTGATTCCAATTTCCGCACACGGAACAAATCCCGCTTCCGCAGTGATGGCTGGATTCCAAGTGGTTGCGGTCAATTGTGATGATAACGGAAACATTGATGTAGCCGACTTAAAGAAAAAAGCAATCGAACACAAAGATGATCTGGGTGCTCTGATGGTAACATATCCGTCCACTCACGGAGTGTTCGAAGAATCCATTGTGGAGATTTGCAATTCGATTCATGAAAACGGCGGACAAGTTTATATGGACGGTGCGAACATGAACGCGCAAGTAGGACTCACTCGTCCTGCCGATATAGGTGCCGATGTTTGTCATTTGAATTTGCACAAAACATTCTGTATTCCTCACGGAGGTGGTGGACCGGGAGTCGGGCCGATCGGTGTAGCGGAACACTTGGCATCCTTTCTTCCTGGACATAGCTTGATTGAAAACGGATCGAATAACAGTCAGTGGGCGGTCTCTTCCGCTCCTTGGGGAAGCGCTTCCATCGTTGTGATTTCCTGGGCATACATTGCCATGCTCGGATTTGAAGGATTACAATACGCAACCAAACTTGCCATTTTAAATGCGAACTACATTGCGAAACGACTTGGTTCTTCTTTCCCCGTTTTATACAAAGGGAATAAGGATTTAGTGGCTCACGAGTGCATTCTGGATATGCGTGGATTCAAAAAAACGAGCGGTGTGGAAGTTGAAGATATCGCCAAACGTTTGATAGATTTCGGATTTCACTCTCCTACAATGTCTTTCCCTGTTCCCGGTACTCTTATGGTAGAACCTACGGAATCCGAATCAAAAGAAGAATTGGATCGTTTCATTGATTCCATGCTCAGCATCTTTTCCGAAATCAAAGATATCGAATCAGGAGTCCTTGATAAAACGGATAACCCTTTAAAAAATTCTCCCCATACTGCGGAAGTGGTGATTTCCGATTCTTGGAATCATAAATATTCCAGAGAACGTGCCGCTTATCCCCTTCCTTGGTTACGAACCCGTAAATTCTGGCCGAGTGTGGGAAGAGTGGACAATGTGTACGGTGACAGAAACCTGATTTGTTCCTGCATCCCGATGGAACAGTACAGTTAG
- a CDS encoding (2Fe-2S) ferredoxin domain-containing protein, with the protein MERVYDKHFFVCENKRAPGERVSCGNQGSEEILKLLKKKSVKAGITYPFRIQRAGCMERCELGPVQVCYPEGKWFKLQTEADVDIILEHYFKNDDPSAYEHLLVKE; encoded by the coding sequence ATGGAAAGAGTTTACGATAAACATTTTTTCGTCTGCGAAAACAAAAGGGCACCCGGCGAACGGGTGTCTTGTGGAAATCAAGGTTCGGAAGAAATTTTAAAATTGCTCAAGAAAAAATCGGTAAAGGCGGGAATCACTTATCCTTTTCGAATCCAAAGAGCCGGTTGTATGGAAAGATGCGAACTAGGCCCCGTGCAAGTATGTTATCCGGAAGGAAAATGGTTCAAACTTCAAACCGAAGCCGACGTGGACATCATTCTGGAACATTATTTCAAAAACGACGATCCTTCCGCTTACGAACATTTGCTTGTGAAGGAATAG
- a CDS encoding RluA family pseudouridine synthase, giving the protein MTKFSKTNTRFLPKGLTILYEDNDILVVDKPAGLLTVATDSEKTKTAYAALTDYVKKGSIQSKRRIFIVHRLDRDTSGVLIFAKTEDAKLKLQSDWDKTKKKYIAVTHGNWDKPSGTITSYLTENKAQVVYSTKEPSLGKLSHTLYKVLKETKNYSLVEVDLLTGRKNQIRVHFADEKHPIVGDKKYGEDEKSYSRMALHSWSISFLHPFSGKEIFLRTEVPPFITGLVSGFEFGLGESGGNEEDKIQPDPLEHGVPKEKSEIKKGKTKLENKKSIPSQANVRKRKDRRF; this is encoded by the coding sequence ATGACAAAATTTTCCAAAACAAATACCCGATTTCTTCCCAAAGGACTAACCATCTTATACGAAGACAACGACATCTTGGTTGTAGATAAGCCGGCCGGACTACTTACTGTTGCTACGGATTCGGAAAAAACAAAAACCGCTTACGCTGCTTTGACCGATTATGTAAAAAAAGGAAGTATCCAATCCAAAAGAAGGATTTTTATCGTTCATCGTTTGGATCGGGATACTTCGGGTGTTCTAATCTTTGCAAAAACGGAAGATGCAAAATTAAAATTACAATCGGATTGGGATAAGACGAAGAAAAAATACATAGCGGTGACTCACGGCAATTGGGACAAACCTTCCGGAACTATCACATCCTATCTTACCGAAAACAAAGCACAAGTCGTCTATTCCACGAAAGAACCTTCTCTTGGAAAATTATCTCACACTTTGTACAAGGTGCTGAAAGAAACCAAAAATTATTCTCTGGTCGAAGTGGATCTGTTAACTGGTCGTAAAAACCAAATCAGAGTCCATTTTGCGGATGAAAAACATCCTATCGTCGGGGACAAAAAGTACGGAGAAGATGAAAAATCCTATTCCAGAATGGCTTTGCATTCCTGGTCGATTTCCTTCTTACATCCGTTTAGCGGGAAAGAAATATTTTTACGCACGGAGGTTCCTCCGTTCATTACAGGTCTTGTCAGCGGTTTTGAATTCGGTTTGGGTGAGAGTGGCGGTAATGAAGAGGATAAGATACAACCTGATCCGTTAGAGCATGGTGTTCCAAAGGAAAAGTCGGAAATCAAAAAGGGCAAAACGAAATTGGAAAATAAAAAATCTATTCCTTCACAAGCAAATGTTCGTAAGCGGAAGGATCGTCGTTTTTGA
- a CDS encoding nuclear transport factor 2 family protein has translation MNNLIGFVCIFAVALAAGSVYASDKDDIKEKIKNFVRAGDEQNPAQLETILHPEYRITYAFPGENKVSILTRESYLQMLREKKLGGRKRSLEIEDISIRGNVAMARAKLQSDVMRFSIFFSFINTGAGWQLISDLPYAEKIE, from the coding sequence ATGAACAATCTGATAGGTTTTGTCTGTATTTTTGCCGTGGCATTAGCTGCGGGGAGTGTCTATGCTTCCGATAAAGATGATATTAAGGAAAAAATCAAAAACTTCGTCCGTGCAGGTGATGAACAGAATCCTGCGCAACTGGAAACAATCCTGCATCCGGAATATAGAATCACATATGCTTTTCCGGGAGAAAACAAAGTAAGTATTTTAACAAGAGAATCCTATTTGCAAATGTTGAGAGAAAAGAAACTGGGCGGAAGAAAACGTTCTTTGGAAATAGAAGATATATCGATTCGGGGGAACGTTGCCATGGCAAGAGCGAAATTGCAAAGTGATGTAATGCGATTTTCCATATTCTTTTCCTTTATCAATACGGGCGCAGGATGGCAATTGATCAGTGACTTACCTTATGCGGAAAAAATAGAATGA
- a CDS encoding MarR family winged helix-turn-helix transcriptional regulator, translated as MESVVLLIRAGRIAAAHLEKEITPLMISVPQLSILLSLSEWGEMTASQLCELTMRDKANISSLTKKLEQEGFIHVRKNSEDARSSLLSLTAKGRKTAESGFKAEKKISSKLEKLSQQTKFPREYLSEIAEKINKL; from the coding sequence ATGGAATCGGTGGTTTTGCTCATTCGTGCAGGCCGCATTGCCGCAGCACATTTGGAAAAAGAAATCACTCCGCTTATGATTTCCGTTCCGCAATTGAGTATTTTACTAAGTCTTTCCGAATGGGGTGAGATGACGGCTTCCCAGCTGTGCGAGTTGACTATGCGTGATAAGGCGAATATCAGCAGCTTGACCAAAAAGTTGGAACAGGAAGGTTTCATTCACGTACGTAAAAATTCGGAAGATGCCCGCAGCTCTTTATTGAGTTTGACCGCAAAAGGTAGAAAGACTGCGGAAAGTGGCTTCAAAGCGGAAAAAAAAATATCTTCTAAACTTGAAAAACTATCCCAACAAACAAAATTTCCCCGCGAATATCTTTCCGAGATCGCGGAAAAAATAAACAAACTTTAA
- a CDS encoding transglutaminase domain-containing protein: MKTKLYIPILFLFHSFVYAQSAQDMYNQGIDLLYNRNQPESALTYFRKAYQSEPNIWSRPFMIGYTLKNYLKKPEEAVVYLEQSWDLNSEGDELPYKETIICLEQLGKIDQAITRNTKAQAALKSANKTPSSWFGENLSWLYWTKGDTNKALQFAPEGSWVKNQLSPRTIEIDWKIQITKLLSAWRLTEADKIRITIPLDRPYQKLISANIDSTDQALSSKRKSSRGNQFLELEKPAGTDWPEEIRLQLKLEQNLKAMTFRPAKLRPASPEDPNYIWASENRDGLFSLEDPEFLKKVEEITASGRTTGEKAELALQYLRKNYKYGERVEGSSIKEWLDQGTGDCGYFTYIAIGMLRALKIPVRGVYGLGPWNDPPPALPHSILEIYDASKDQWFPHDPQSDQLYGVINPSYIAFTAGNPKQDAAVLAEDGIWEIDTVWFFWNGSGRDTLSYTVNVKNQNQIASRSLQSNPNIQKPEYVKTPQSGGPPPMK; the protein is encoded by the coding sequence ATGAAAACAAAGCTATACATCCCCATTTTATTTTTATTCCATTCCTTTGTTTATGCCCAGTCCGCGCAGGATATGTACAATCAAGGAATCGACTTGCTATACAATCGGAATCAACCGGAATCTGCGTTAACATATTTCCGAAAAGCCTACCAATCCGAACCGAATATCTGGTCTCGTCCATTTATGATCGGTTATACGCTCAAAAACTATCTGAAGAAACCGGAAGAAGCCGTTGTTTATTTGGAACAATCCTGGGATTTGAATTCGGAAGGAGATGAACTTCCCTACAAGGAAACCATCATTTGCCTGGAACAATTGGGAAAGATAGATCAGGCAATTACAAGAAACACCAAAGCACAAGCCGCACTCAAATCCGCAAACAAAACTCCTTCTTCTTGGTTCGGGGAAAATCTTTCCTGGCTCTATTGGACCAAAGGAGATACGAACAAAGCTTTACAATTTGCTCCGGAAGGTTCCTGGGTAAAAAACCAACTCTCACCCAGAACCATTGAAATCGATTGGAAAATACAGATCACAAAACTCTTATCAGCTTGGAGACTCACCGAAGCCGATAAAATCCGAATTACCATTCCTTTGGACAGACCTTATCAAAAACTAATATCGGCTAATATTGATTCTACGGACCAGGCTCTTTCCTCAAAAAGAAAGTCTTCACGCGGCAATCAATTCCTGGAATTGGAAAAACCCGCCGGAACCGATTGGCCGGAAGAAATCAGACTTCAATTAAAATTGGAACAGAATTTAAAGGCGATGACTTTCCGCCCCGCGAAACTAAGGCCGGCAAGCCCCGAAGATCCTAATTATATTTGGGCGAGCGAAAATAGAGACGGATTGTTTTCTTTGGAGGATCCTGAATTTCTAAAGAAAGTGGAAGAGATCACCGCCAGTGGAAGAACGACGGGAGAAAAAGCGGAACTCGCTCTTCAGTATCTTAGAAAAAATTATAAGTACGGGGAAAGAGTGGAAGGGAGTAGCATAAAAGAATGGCTCGATCAAGGAACGGGCGACTGCGGATATTTTACATATATCGCCATAGGAATGTTACGCGCTCTTAAGATTCCCGTCCGGGGAGTGTACGGACTCGGGCCTTGGAATGATCCTCCTCCTGCCCTACCCCATTCGATTTTAGAAATTTATGATGCATCGAAAGACCAATGGTTTCCTCATGATCCGCAATCGGACCAATTGTACGGAGTGATCAACCCGTCTTATATAGCTTTTACGGCGGGGAACCCGAAACAGGATGCAGCCGTTCTTGCAGAAGATGGAATTTGGGAAATAGATACGGTTTGGTTTTTCTGGAATGGAAGCGGTAGAGATACACTTTCTTATACGGTGAATGTGAAAAATCAAAACCAGATTGCATCCCGATCCTTGCAATCAAATCCCAATATTCAAAAACCCGAATATGTCAAAACTCCCCAATCAGGGGGGCCTCCTCCAATGAAATAG
- a CDS encoding MBL fold metallo-hydrolase — MKYIFVSTTLFLLFSCTVTSHKASLFSKGTSIGLDQAGIEKTGPILFQKITVADWIGDRDGLIDIDDPKAVEAGLKKGKEPIQIYFYTITHPKFGTYLVDSGLSQSFRKDPKEWPITGIVASEMNFPHLKVRQTTKEWLNEHPNRIEAVLLTHSHLDHILGISDLPEGTPILAGPQETTHTYFLNAFVQGMTDTLLGDKPKLYELNFPEENKNPSLRILDFFGDKSFLVIHVPGHTSGSLAFLVKSTSGIHLLTGDSSHTNWGWDNNVTPGQYSEDKQKNKESLDFLKKVASQYPGIEVHCGHQSFAGTTKKN, encoded by the coding sequence ATGAAATACATCTTCGTTTCAACCACTCTCTTCTTACTGTTTTCCTGCACAGTAACATCCCACAAAGCCTCTTTGTTTTCCAAAGGAACATCCATCGGTTTGGATCAGGCAGGTATCGAAAAAACAGGTCCTATTCTATTCCAAAAAATTACAGTGGCGGATTGGATCGGAGATAGAGACGGTTTGATCGATATAGATGATCCTAAGGCAGTAGAGGCAGGTTTGAAAAAAGGAAAAGAACCTATCCAGATTTATTTTTATACAATAACTCATCCTAAATTCGGAACTTACTTAGTGGATTCCGGTTTATCACAATCATTTCGAAAAGACCCCAAAGAATGGCCGATCACAGGCATTGTCGCAAGCGAAATGAACTTCCCTCACTTAAAAGTCAGACAAACCACCAAAGAATGGTTAAACGAGCATCCCAACCGGATCGAAGCCGTTTTACTAACACATAGCCATTTGGATCATATTTTAGGAATTTCAGATCTTCCCGAAGGAACACCGATCCTTGCCGGTCCGCAAGAAACCACTCATACTTATTTCTTAAATGCATTTGTACAAGGAATGACAGATACTTTACTCGGAGACAAACCGAAGTTATACGAACTCAATTTTCCCGAAGAGAATAAAAATCCTTCTCTTAGAATTCTTGATTTTTTCGGAGATAAATCATTTTTAGTGATCCATGTTCCCGGCCACACAAGCGGTAGTCTGGCGTTCCTAGTAAAAAGTACATCGGGAATCCATTTGCTTACGGGAGACTCCAGTCATACAAATTGGGGTTGGGACAACAATGTTACCCCGGGACAATACAGCGAAGACAAACAAAAGAATAAGGAAAGCCTTGACTTTTTAAAGAAGGTTGCTTCCCAATATCCGGGGATCGAAGTCCATTGCGGTCATCAATCTTTTGCAGGGACTACGAAAAAAAATTAA
- a CDS encoding OmpP1/FadL family transporter, producing the protein MFTKPRKKKSFESRRYFSLFLFSLFAIFFFISEPNFAITGSGRSSINARYEGLGGLNTALGGSPIDVSLNPANLYLTKGRKIEFGGTGTFTQAIVKDRFLDKNPELIYGNSQERQGIGVAPYFAAKLPITDKIDYGFAFYVVGGGPGGTDRIDRNTPTGQSVNQWAKINLPSPLGDSPRIKETTINDSLLIKVANGASVQFGKLSLGATMEINYGRQSRTQKYFDASGRIEIPGQGYQYESKKQVLALGGIFGLNYSFTDWFRMGYSYQSKVKLPLDGHYSIGVNDPQFYEHAGVSFAYSLPEKHSLGFAYSSESVKFGVDFTYVNYKSYLKSVKQSLEHPWFVSPFGNSANVNASLNYQNQAGVTLGLEHQLTQEWIYRLGYCYNTPITSSAGANGAAGIIFSLSHTVSAGFSYRTGPWSFDLGASYSPPGKNIEGARSSDWALLHGYKGDKDFNFGGYSFQTKALAVVGLTFGITRSFDL; encoded by the coding sequence ATGTTTACGAAGCCCAGGAAGAAAAAGTCATTTGAAAGCAGAAGGTATTTTTCTCTTTTCCTGTTTTCTCTTTTTGCAATTTTCTTTTTTATTTCCGAGCCCAATTTTGCGATCACAGGTTCCGGTCGGAGCTCCATTAACGCCCGTTATGAGGGATTGGGTGGACTCAACACTGCATTGGGGGGTTCTCCCATCGACGTCTCTCTGAATCCGGCGAACCTATATCTGACCAAGGGCAGAAAAATAGAATTCGGGGGAACGGGTACTTTTACCCAAGCGATTGTGAAAGACCGGTTTTTGGATAAAAACCCGGAACTGATTTATGGAAACAGCCAGGAAAGACAAGGTATCGGAGTGGCTCCTTATTTTGCCGCCAAACTCCCGATAACTGATAAAATCGATTACGGTTTTGCATTTTATGTTGTGGGAGGAGGTCCCGGGGGAACCGATCGAATCGATAGAAACACTCCCACAGGACAATCCGTCAACCAATGGGCAAAGATAAATCTACCTTCTCCTTTGGGAGATAGCCCCAGGATCAAAGAAACTACTATTAACGATTCTTTATTGATTAAAGTCGCAAACGGAGCTTCCGTTCAATTCGGTAAACTTTCCTTAGGCGCTACTATGGAAATCAATTACGGAAGGCAATCCAGGACGCAAAAATACTTCGATGCGAGCGGTAGGATCGAAATTCCCGGACAAGGGTATCAATATGAAAGCAAAAAGCAGGTATTGGCACTCGGCGGAATTTTCGGATTGAATTATAGTTTTACGGATTGGTTTAGGATGGGGTATTCTTATCAATCAAAGGTTAAACTTCCATTAGACGGACATTATTCCATAGGAGTGAATGATCCCCAGTTTTACGAGCATGCGGGCGTTTCCTTTGCCTATAGTTTGCCTGAAAAACATTCCTTAGGTTTTGCTTATTCCTCTGAATCCGTTAAGTTCGGGGTCGATTTCACATATGTGAATTATAAATCCTATTTGAAGTCTGTGAAACAATCTTTGGAACACCCTTGGTTTGTCAGCCCTTTCGGAAACTCTGCCAACGTGAATGCCAGTTTGAATTATCAAAACCAAGCAGGTGTTACACTGGGATTGGAACATCAACTTACCCAAGAATGGATTTATCGTTTGGGGTATTGTTATAATACTCCTATCACTTCCTCTGCAGGTGCCAATGGAGCTGCAGGAATTATTTTTTCCTTATCTCATACTGTCTCTGCAGGATTTTCCTATAGAACCGGCCCATGGAGTTTTGATCTGGGAGCCTCTTATAGCCCTCCCGGAAAAAACATAGAAGGGGCCAGAAGTTCGGATTGGGCCCTTCTTCACGGATACAAAGGAGATAAGGATTTCAATTTCGGCGGATATTCTTTTCAGACCAAAGCGCTGGCAGTCGTAGGATTGACTTTCGGCATCACACGTTCATTTGATCTATAG